In a genomic window of Glycine max cultivar Williams 82 chromosome 13, Glycine_max_v4.0, whole genome shotgun sequence:
- the GLYII-7 gene encoding putative hydroxyacylglutathione hydrolase produces MLHMFSKASSAMATFPCSRVKSGLCVWPDVRQLCFRKGMLYGFMRLFSTPLKTLRGASRSLRVTQFCSVANMSSSLQIELVPCLKDNYAYLLHDVDTGTVGVVDPSEAVPIIDALSRKNRNLTYILNTHHHHDHTGGNVELKARYGAKVIGSGTDKERIPGIDIHLNDGDKWMFAGHEVRVMDTPGHTRGHISFYFPGSGAIFTGDTLFSLSCGKLFEGTPQQMLSSLKKIMSLSDDTNIYCGHEYTLNNIKFALSIEPENEELQSYAAQVAYLRSKGLPTIPTTLKVEKACNPFLRTSSAAIRQSLKIAATANDAEALGVIRQAKDNF; encoded by the exons ATGCTGCATATGTTCTCTAAGGCTTCTTCTGCTATGGCCACTTTTCCTTGTTCCAGG GTGAAAAGTGGGTTGTGCGTGTGGCCAGATGTGAGACAACTTTGCTTTAGAAAAGGCATGCTATATGGATTTATGCGGTTGTTTTCTACACCGTTGAAAACGCTCCGTGGAGCTAGCCGCTCGCTGAGAGTGACTCAATTTTGCAGTGTTGCCAATATGTCTTCCTCATTGCAGATTGAATTG gtaCCTTGCCTGAAGGACAATTATGCTTATCTGTTACATGATGTGGACACGGGTACAGTTGGTGTTGTTGATCCTTCTGAAGCTGTGCCTATCATAGATGCCTTGAGCAGGAAAAATCGAAATTTGACATACATACTCAACACTCACCATCATCATGATCACACGGGTGGAAATGTAGAATTGAAAGCAAGATATGGGGCAAAG GTGATTGGTTCAGGAACTGACAAGGAAAGGATTCCTGGCATTGATATCCACTTGAATGATGGAGATAAGTGGATGTTTGCTGGCCATGAGGTGCGTGTAATGGACACGCCTGGTCATACCCGAG GCCATATAAGCTTCTATTTTCCTGGATCTGGGGCAATTTTTACTGGAGACACTTTGTTTAGCTTATCATGTGGCAAGCTCTTTGAAGGAACCCCACAGCAG ATGCTATCTTCTCTTAAAAAGATCATGTCTTTGTCAGATGATACAAATATATACTGTGGACACGAGTATACATTG AATAATATAAAGTTTGCATTGTCTATCGAACCTGAAAACGAGGAGCTTCAATCCTATGCTGCCCAAGTAGCTTACCTTCGAAGTAAAGGCCTACCCACG ATTCCCACCACACTGAAGGTGGAAAAGGCTTGTAATCCATTCCTTCGTACATCCAGTGCTGCAATCCGGCAATCACTAAAGATTGCAGCCACAGCAAATGATGCAGAAGCCCTTGGTGTCATCCGGCAAGCAAAGGataatttttag
- the GLYII-7 gene encoding putative hydroxyacylglutathione hydrolase isoform X1 codes for MLYGFMRLFSTPLKTLRGASRSLRVTQFCSVANMSSSLQIELVPCLKDNYAYLLHDVDTGTVGVVDPSEAVPIIDALSRKNRNLTYILNTHHHHDHTGGNVELKARYGAKVIGSGTDKERIPGIDIHLNDGDKWMFAGHEVRVMDTPGHTRGHISFYFPGSGAIFTGDTLFSLSCGKLFEGTPQQMLSSLKKIMSLSDDTNIYCGHEYTLNNIKFALSIEPENEELQSYAAQVAYLRSKGLPTIPTTLKVEKACNPFLRTSSAAIRQSLKIAATANDAEALGVIRQAKDNF; via the exons ATGCTATATGGATTTATGCGGTTGTTTTCTACACCGTTGAAAACGCTCCGTGGAGCTAGCCGCTCGCTGAGAGTGACTCAATTTTGCAGTGTTGCCAATATGTCTTCCTCATTGCAGATTGAATTG gtaCCTTGCCTGAAGGACAATTATGCTTATCTGTTACATGATGTGGACACGGGTACAGTTGGTGTTGTTGATCCTTCTGAAGCTGTGCCTATCATAGATGCCTTGAGCAGGAAAAATCGAAATTTGACATACATACTCAACACTCACCATCATCATGATCACACGGGTGGAAATGTAGAATTGAAAGCAAGATATGGGGCAAAG GTGATTGGTTCAGGAACTGACAAGGAAAGGATTCCTGGCATTGATATCCACTTGAATGATGGAGATAAGTGGATGTTTGCTGGCCATGAGGTGCGTGTAATGGACACGCCTGGTCATACCCGAG GCCATATAAGCTTCTATTTTCCTGGATCTGGGGCAATTTTTACTGGAGACACTTTGTTTAGCTTATCATGTGGCAAGCTCTTTGAAGGAACCCCACAGCAG ATGCTATCTTCTCTTAAAAAGATCATGTCTTTGTCAGATGATACAAATATATACTGTGGACACGAGTATACATTG AATAATATAAAGTTTGCATTGTCTATCGAACCTGAAAACGAGGAGCTTCAATCCTATGCTGCCCAAGTAGCTTACCTTCGAAGTAAAGGCCTACCCACG ATTCCCACCACACTGAAGGTGGAAAAGGCTTGTAATCCATTCCTTCGTACATCCAGTGCTGCAATCCGGCAATCACTAAAGATTGCAGCCACAGCAAATGATGCAGAAGCCCTTGGTGTCATCCGGCAAGCAAAGGataatttttag
- the LOC100810601 gene encoding flowering time control protein FPA has protein sequence MPPPSKFVEGEELGSPTNNLWVGNLPPEVIDSNLMELFAPYGSLDSLISYSSRTFAFVLFRRVEDAKAAKSNLQGAWLRGFQIRIEFARPAKPCKQLWVGGFSPAVAREDLEAEFWKFGKIEDFKFFVDRGTACVEFLNLDDAVRAMKVMNGKRLGGGQICVDFLRPQSTRRDFLVDHGQFQTRPQHLQPSIGRNSQPSKILWIGFPPSFQIDEQMLHNAMILFGEIDKIKIFPSRHYSFVEFRSTDEAQRAKEGLQGRLFNDPRITIMYSSSEPAPGKDYPGFYPGGKEPIRDGLVNEYPFRLQQTDVFGHNRLMVPNNFPGQLPPGHNVPMGPFGSQGLEPLISGPDFNEMGPSWKRPSPPAPGMLPSPVPGSGIGPPTRSTSGAWDVLGINQFQRDSKRSRIHDAWLIGDAPFPLRYIDDRGLGLEQPFAIDPVIDGGGSGPNSHLGPVGTRITSGVPDSVQPDIDHIWRGIIAKGGTPVCCARCVPIGKGIGTEIPGVVDCAARTGLDMLKKHYADAIGFDIVFFLPDSEEDFASYTEFLHYLKAKHRAGIAKLVDNTTLFLVPPSDLLTKVFKVTGPERLYGVVLKFPSVPSSTYMQQAMHLPSPSTQYMQQIPPSQVEYGSISAKEEQVLPMDYNRLLHEDSKHLPKPLHPATSVPSSSHSVPSDYALTHTASVSQAGVTWTPELIASLTSLLPATTQSSTPGGQMGMAGPSTVKSPFPSVAPNNGNQSHLWKQDKQIADPSSHPPQQFGSIHNAQYQPYPPASSTDNPAQVVSGSSRFQDTASSLKQLGAVLSTPMTNFILPPQNGQVAVSLQVSQQYQEVPHGTEKGYGVVQGTDASVLYSSKAFQQPNNFISSSNQVANAGSQQQSVIPYTVDKVNLGPTNQQLQPALFGVGQGVSELEADKNQRYQSTLQFAVNLLQQIQQQQTQGGHGPGNQQ, from the exons ATGCCGCCTCCTTCCAAATTCGTGGAAGGCGAGGAGTTGGGAAGCCCCACCAACAACCTCTGGGTCGGAAATCTGCCGCCGGAGGTCATAGATTCCAATCTCATGGAACTATTCGCTCCGTACGGTTCTCTGGACTCACTCATCTCCTATTCCTCGCGCACCTTCGCTTTCGTCTTGTTCAGGCGCGTCGAAGACGCTAAGGCCGCAAAATCCAACTTGCAAGGCGCATGGCTCCGTGGGTTTCAAATCAGAATCGAGTTTGCCAGACCG GCAAAGCCGTGTAAACAATTGTGGGTGGGTGGTTTTAGTCCCGCTGTTGCGAGGGAAGATTTGGAAGCCGAGTTTTGGAAATTCGGTAAGATTGAGGATTTTAAGTTCTTTGTAGACCGCGGTACTGCGTGTGTTGAGTTTCTCAATCTGGATGATGCTGTTCGGGCCATGAAAGTCATGAACGGGAAGCGGTTAGGTGGAGGCCAGATTTGTGTAGACTTCCTTCGACCACAATCTACGAGAAGA GATTTTTTGGTTGATCATGGGCAGTTTCAGACTAGACCACAG CATTTACAACCTTCAATTGGGAGGAATAGTCAACCCAGCAAAATTTTGTGGATAGGTTTTCCTCCTTCTTTTCAAATTGATGAACAAATGCTCCACAATGCCATGATTTTATTTGGTGAAATTGATAAAATCAAGATTTTTCCTTCTAGACATTATTCATTTGTTGAATTTAGAAGCACTGATGAAGCTCAGCGTGCCAAAGAGGGTCTTCAAGGACGGCTTTTTAATGATCCTCGAATAACGATTATGTATTCAAGCAGTGAGCCGGCACCTGGAAAAGATTACCCTGGCTTTTATCCTGGAGGTAAAGAGCCGATACGTGATGGATTAGTTAATGAGTATCCATTTCGACTGCAACAAACAGATGTATTTGGTCATAATCGTCTGATGGTTCCAAATAATTTTCCTGGACAATTGCCACCCGGACATAATGTCCCAATGGGACCTTTTGGTTCTCAAGGTCTTGAACCTCTTATTTCCGGTCCTGATTTTAATGAGATGGGTCCAAGCTGGAAAAGGCCATCTCCTCCTGCCCCAGGAATGCTTCCTTCTCCTGTGCCTGGTTCTGGTATTGGGCCTCCTACAAGATCCACCTCTGGTGCATGGGATGTACTTGGCATAAACCAATTTCAAAGAGATTCTAAACGTTCGAGGATACATGATGCTTGGCTCATTGGTGATGCTCCATTTCCTTTAAGGTATATAGATGACCGTGGATTAGGACTAGAACAACCATTTGCAATTGATCCAGTTATTGATGGAGGTGGTTCTGGTCCAAACAGTCACCTTGGTCCAGTCGGCACTAGGATCACATCTGGAGTACCTGATTCTGTCCAACCTGATATTGATCATATATGGCGTGGAATTATTGCAAAAGGGGGAACTCCTGTTTGTTGTGCTAGATGTGTGCCTATTGGAAAAGGGATAGGAACTGAGAT TCCTGGTGTTGTAGATTGTGCTGCTAGGACTGGATTGGATATGCTAAAGAAGCACTATGctgatgcaattggctttgacattgttttttttcttcctgaTAGCGAAGAGGATTTTGCTTCATATACTGAATTCCTTCACTACCTCAAAGCAAAACATCGTGCTGGTATTGCCAAGTTAGTTGATAACACCACTTTATTTTTGGTACCACCTTCTGATTTATTGACCAAGGTTTTTAAAGTCACGGGACCTGAACGTTTATATGGTGTGGTTCTTAAATTTCCATCAGTTCCAAGTAGCACATATATGCAACAAGCAATGCATTTGCCTTCACCCTCTACTCAGTATATGCAACAGATTCCCCCTTCACAAGTTGAGTATGGTTCAATATCTGCAAAGGAGGAACAGGTTTTACCAATGGATTATAACAGATTGTTGCATGAGGATTCTAAGCATCTTCCAAAACCACTTCATCCGGCTACAAGTGTCCCCTCTTCATCTCATTCTGTTCCTTCTGATTATGCTCTTACTCATACTGCTTCTGTATCCCAAGCTGGAGTTACATGGACACCTGAACTTATTGCAAGTTTAACTTCTTTACTCCCTGCAACTACACAATCATCAACCCCTGGCGGTCAAATGGGAATGGCTGGTCCCTCTACTGTGAAGTCACCTTTTCCTTCTGTTGCACCTAATAATGGAAATCAATCTCATTTGTGGAAACAAGATAAGCAAATTGCTGATCCTTCTAGTCATCCTCCTCAACAGTTTGGGAGTATTCATAATGCTCAATATCAACCTTATCCACCTGCATCTTCTACTGACAACCCTGCTCAAGTGGTCTCTGGCAGTTCTCGTTTCCAAGATACTGCTTCCAGTCTTAAGCAGCTAGGTGCTGTTTTGTCTACACCCATGACTAATTTCATCTTACCTCCTCAAAATGGACAGGTAGCTGTGTCCCTTCAAGTCAGTCAACAGTATCAGGAAGTCCCACACGGCACTGAGAAAGGCTATGGAGTGGTTCAGGGAACAGATGCCTCTGTTTTATATAGTTCTAAGGCGTTCCAACAacctaataattttatttcctcaTCTAACCAAGTTGCCAATGCTGGATCACAGCAACAATCTGTGATACCCTATACAGTGGACAAAGTTAATTTAGGGCCCACAAATCAGCAACT